From a region of the uncultured Draconibacterium sp. genome:
- a CDS encoding MFS transporter, giving the protein MAFVSVLKKYNRSFWVANTIELFERWAWYGFFMLFANYLTGSADMGGLEFSQEQKGLIMGIGTGILYFLPVITGAIADKYGYKRVLFIAFVVYTSAFILLPHFDTFVGVFIMYLYLALGAALFKPIISATIAKTTTDETASIGFGIFYMMVNIGAFFGPLVTLIYKGQSELIFYISAGIVSLNFILLLFYKEPDRIINTDSIWVSIRKVFTNIALVIKDFKFVLFLVIVAGFWTMYNQLFFTLPVFIAQWVDTSAVYNFFHQYLPFFSENYGIAETGQMEAEFITNFDAMFIIIFQIIVSAVVMKWRPLRSMMTGFLVCAIGMALTLATQNVLFTLVAIYIFAIGEMAGSPKITEYIGRIAPADKKALYMGYSFIPVFLGNVFAGIISGNVYGGMSDKNVFVRQEVAEKGIKLADGLTQNEYFNAAAQKMGMTPAELTNQLWDKYNPSQIWMVILIIGLAAVVALFLYDKFIMKGKRQ; this is encoded by the coding sequence ATGGCATTTGTTTCGGTATTAAAAAAATACAACCGCAGTTTTTGGGTAGCTAATACTATTGAGTTATTTGAACGTTGGGCATGGTACGGCTTTTTTATGTTGTTTGCCAATTATCTCACCGGATCGGCAGACATGGGAGGATTGGAATTCTCGCAGGAGCAAAAAGGTTTAATAATGGGTATTGGCACGGGTATCTTGTATTTTTTGCCGGTTATAACGGGTGCGATTGCCGATAAATACGGCTATAAACGGGTATTGTTTATAGCTTTTGTTGTTTATACCTCGGCATTTATATTACTGCCACACTTTGATACTTTTGTTGGTGTTTTTATTATGTACCTTTATTTGGCCCTGGGTGCAGCACTTTTTAAACCCATTATATCTGCAACAATTGCCAAAACAACTACTGATGAAACAGCATCGATTGGTTTTGGTATTTTCTATATGATGGTGAATATTGGCGCCTTTTTCGGGCCATTAGTTACGCTAATCTACAAAGGACAATCGGAATTGATATTTTATATCTCTGCCGGGATTGTATCCTTAAATTTTATCCTACTGTTGTTTTATAAAGAACCAGACCGAATCATAAATACTGATTCAATTTGGGTATCGATCAGAAAGGTTTTTACCAATATTGCATTGGTGATAAAGGATTTTAAGTTTGTACTGTTCCTGGTTATTGTGGCCGGTTTCTGGACAATGTACAACCAACTTTTCTTCACACTGCCGGTTTTTATTGCCCAGTGGGTTGACACAAGTGCCGTGTACAATTTCTTCCATCAGTACCTACCGTTCTTTAGCGAAAATTACGGGATTGCCGAAACCGGGCAGATGGAAGCGGAGTTTATTACCAATTTTGATGCGATGTTTATTATCATATTCCAAATCATTGTATCAGCTGTTGTAATGAAATGGCGTCCTTTGCGCTCCATGATGACGGGATTTCTGGTGTGTGCCATTGGAATGGCGTTGACGCTGGCAACACAGAATGTCCTTTTCACGCTGGTTGCAATTTATATTTTTGCCATCGGCGAAATGGCTGGTTCGCCAAAGATCACCGAATACATCGGACGTATTGCTCCGGCTGACAAAAAGGCGCTTTATATGGGGTATTCATTTATCCCTGTGTTTTTGGGTAATGTATTCGCCGGAATTATTTCCGGAAATGTATATGGCGGAATGTCTGATAAAAATGTTTTTGTAAGGCAGGAGGTAGCTGAAAAAGGCATTAAGTTGGCCGACGGACTTACGCAGAATGAATACTTTAATGCAGCAGCACAAAAAATGGGAATGACTCCTGCAGAACTTACGAACCAGTTGTGGGATAAATATAATCCGTCGCAAATATGGATGGTCATCCTTATTATTGGGCTGGCAGCTGTAGTGGCACTTTTCTTATACGATAAGTTTATAATGAAAGGAAAGCGGCAATAA